A window of the Buchnera aphidicola (Aphis glycines) genome harbors these coding sequences:
- the gshA gene encoding glutamate--cysteine ligase → MIEDISKEITWLEKHSSILKNIYRGIERETLRIKENGDFSNTPHPYQIGSPLTHQWITTDFSENLLEFITPKTNNINYLLNFLKNLHSFVARKNPTELMWPFSIPYNYRKSTNIQIAQYGTSNYGAFKSLYRKGLKIRYGDLKNTITGIHYNFSLPKTFWKKTKKNEIDNISSGYLNLIRNYYRFGWIIPYLFGSSPAISKYFSKNENYEFQRNKEGILYLPWSTSLRISDIGYTSTSIENLNITFNDLESYIKCLKKAMYTPSKKFSNLGLTDKFGQLQQLNTNILQLENELYTQIRPKIKTNYGESLLDALKNRGIEYVEIRSLDINPFSSIGINKNQILLLDLFLIWCSLVNAPKIKKTDFYFIIENWKKTVFEGRKPNQKIYINENKQYKLMQIGKRIFQDLKKIAIILDNQLNDSEYQKVCDKKILFFEYPELTYSAKFLKLFIQNKKIKQIGLNLAHKYHHKFIHQYFYNSYNKILENETIKSHKKQTQIEKNETLSLQDYLHR, encoded by the coding sequence TTGATAGAGGATATCTCAAAAGAAATTACTTGGCTAGAAAAACACTCATCAATACTAAAAAACATTTATCGAGGTATTGAAAGAGAAACTCTAAGAATCAAAGAAAATGGAGATTTTTCAAATACTCCACATCCATATCAAATTGGTTCTCCATTAACACATCAATGGATCACAACTGATTTTTCTGAAAACTTATTAGAATTTATTACACCAAAAACTAATAATATAAATTACTTATTAAATTTTTTAAAAAATCTTCATTCTTTTGTAGCGCGTAAAAACCCAACAGAGTTAATGTGGCCATTTAGCATTCCATACAACTATAGAAAATCAACAAATATTCAAATAGCGCAATATGGAACATCTAATTATGGCGCATTTAAGAGCCTATATAGAAAAGGTTTAAAAATAAGATATGGTGATTTAAAAAATACTATCACAGGAATACATTATAATTTTTCACTTCCAAAAACGTTTTGGAAAAAAACAAAAAAAAATGAAATAGATAATATTTCATCAGGTTATTTAAATTTAATCCGTAACTACTATAGATTTGGGTGGATTATTCCATACTTATTCGGATCATCACCTGCAATATCGAAGTATTTCTCAAAAAATGAAAATTATGAATTCCAGAGAAATAAAGAAGGTATATTATACTTACCTTGGTCTACTTCATTGCGAATAAGTGATATAGGGTATACAAGTACTTCTATTGAGAATTTAAATATCACATTTAATGATTTAGAATCATATATTAAATGTTTAAAAAAAGCTATGTATACCCCATCTAAAAAATTTTCTAATTTAGGCTTAACAGATAAATTTGGACAATTACAACAATTAAATACTAATATATTGCAATTAGAAAACGAACTATATACACAAATTAGACCAAAAATAAAAACTAATTATGGAGAATCACTGTTAGATGCTCTAAAAAATAGAGGAATTGAATATGTAGAAATACGTTCTTTAGATATAAATCCATTTTCATCTATTGGAATTAATAAAAACCAAATACTTTTGTTAGATTTATTTTTAATTTGGTGTTCTTTAGTAAACGCTCCTAAAATAAAAAAAACAGATTTTTATTTTATTATAGAAAACTGGAAAAAAACTGTTTTTGAAGGAAGAAAACCAAACCAAAAAATTTATATTAATGAAAATAAACAGTATAAATTAATGCAAATTGGAAAAAGAATATTTCAAGATTTAAAAAAAATTGCTATTATCCTCGATAATCAATTAAACGATTCAGAATATCAAAAAGTATGTGATAAAAAAATACTTTTCTTTGAATACCCAGAATTAACTTATTCAGCAAAATTTTTAAAATTATTCATTCAAAATAAAAAAATCAAACAAATAGGATTAAATTTAGCTCATAAATATCACCATAAATTTATACATCAATATTTTTATAATTCATATAATAAAATTTTAGAAAATGAAACTATTAAATCACATAAAAAACAAACACAAATAGAAAAAAACGAAACTTTATCTCTACAAGATTACTTACACAGATGA
- the metK gene encoding methionine adenosyltransferase: MNEYLFTSESVSEGHPDKIADQISDALLDEIIKQDIKARVACETYVKTGMVLIGGEITTTAWVDVEEITRNTIHNIGYINSETGFDANSCAILSAIGKQSPDINQGVDRSDPLKQGAGDQGIIFGYATNETEVLMPAPITYAHLLVKKQSELRKKNILSWLRPDAKSQVTFKYKNGNVIGIDTVVFSTQHKESIDQNVLREAVMEEIIKPVLPKKWLTKDTKFFINPTGRFVIGGPMGDCGLTGRKIIVDTYGGMSRHGGGAFSGKDPSKVDRSAAYAARYVAKNIVAAGLADRCEIQLSYAIGIAEPTSIMIETFRTGKISNTALINLVRDIFDLRPYGLIEMLGLLQPIYLNTSVYGHFGREEFPWERLDKVDELSQ; encoded by the coding sequence ATGAATGAATATCTTTTTACATCGGAATCAGTTTCAGAAGGTCATCCAGATAAAATTGCAGATCAAATTTCTGATGCTTTATTAGATGAAATTATTAAACAAGATATAAAAGCAAGAGTTGCTTGTGAAACTTATGTTAAAACAGGAATGGTTTTAATTGGAGGTGAAATTACTACTACTGCTTGGGTAGACGTTGAGGAAATTACTCGAAATACCATTCACAACATTGGATATATAAATTCAGAAACAGGTTTTGATGCTAATTCTTGCGCTATATTGAGTGCTATAGGCAAACAATCACCTGATATTAATCAAGGAGTTGATCGATCTGATCCTTTAAAACAGGGAGCTGGAGACCAAGGTATTATTTTCGGATATGCTACTAATGAAACTGAAGTTTTAATGCCAGCTCCAATTACTTACGCGCATTTATTAGTTAAAAAACAATCTGAATTAAGAAAAAAAAATATTTTATCTTGGTTAAGACCTGATGCTAAAAGCCAAGTAACATTTAAATACAAGAATGGAAATGTAATTGGAATTGATACAGTTGTTTTTTCTACTCAGCATAAAGAAAGTATTGATCAAAATGTTTTAAGAGAAGCTGTTATGGAAGAAATTATTAAACCAGTTTTGCCAAAAAAATGGTTAACAAAAGATACTAAATTTTTTATTAATCCCACTGGAAGATTTGTGATTGGAGGTCCAATGGGTGATTGTGGTTTAACAGGTCGTAAAATTATTGTAGATACTTATGGCGGAATGTCTAGACACGGAGGCGGAGCTTTTTCTGGAAAAGATCCATCTAAAGTAGATCGATCTGCGGCATATGCTGCTAGATATGTAGCTAAAAATATTGTTGCAGCAGGTTTAGCTGATCGTTGCGAAATTCAATTGTCATATGCTATTGGAATAGCAGAACCTACTTCTATTATGATTGAAACATTTAGAACTGGTAAAATTAGTAATACAGCATTAATTAATTTAGTTCGAGATATTTTTGATTTACGTCCATATGGGTTAATTGAAATGCTTGGTTTGCTTCAACCTATTTACCTTAACACATCTGTGTATGGGCATTTTGGAAGAGAGGAGTTTCCATGGGAAAGATTAGACAAAGTAGATGAATTATCTCAATAA
- a CDS encoding endonuclease, with the protein MIKKIFLTLLSCCLFFIFVKKSEIKRSNIKNFQQAKILAIKVHKNAPGTFYCGCKIIWSKKKGTPNLSSCGYKIRKNVNRATRIEWEHVVPAWQFGHQQKCWKKGGRKKCIKSQNYRNIEFDLHNLQPSIGEINADRSNFMYSELNSQIKQYGKCSMKIDFKKKLVEPPKIARGAIARTYFYMSEIYNIKLSIKEKKLFKKWNHNFPVTKWECIRENLIFHIQGNHNNYVYKQCHK; encoded by the coding sequence ATGATTAAAAAAATATTTCTTACTTTACTTAGTTGCTGCTTGTTTTTTATTTTTGTTAAAAAAAGCGAAATAAAAAGAAGTAATATAAAAAATTTTCAGCAAGCTAAAATTTTAGCAATTAAAGTACATAAAAATGCTCCTGGAACATTTTATTGTGGATGTAAAATTATTTGGAGCAAAAAAAAAGGGACTCCTAATTTGTCATCATGCGGATATAAAATTCGTAAAAATGTAAATCGAGCAACAAGAATCGAATGGGAACATGTTGTTCCAGCATGGCAATTCGGACATCAACAAAAATGTTGGAAAAAAGGAGGCAGGAAAAAATGCATCAAAAGTCAAAATTATCGAAATATTGAATTTGATTTACATAATTTACAGCCTTCTATTGGAGAAATTAATGCAGATCGTTCTAATTTTATGTATAGTGAATTAAATAGTCAAATAAAGCAATATGGAAAATGCAGTATGAAAATAGATTTCAAAAAAAAATTAGTAGAACCACCTAAAATAGCTCGAGGAGCAATAGCTAGAACTTATTTTTATATGAGTGAAATATATAACATTAAATTATCTATCAAAGAAAAAAAATTGTTTAAAAAATGGAATCATAATTTTCCGGTTACTAAATGGGAATGTATTAGAGAAAATTTAATATTTCATATACAAGGTAATCACAATAATTATGTTTATAAACAGTGTCATAAATGA
- a CDS encoding 16S rRNA (uracil(1498)-N(3))-methyltransferase produces the protein MKNRIPRIYIDKNVKTHEKIILNLANTHYITNVLRMNIEEKLEVFNNTNYVFLSKIIEIKKKIATIIVLNKEKKNIESPLSIHLGLAVSKNEKMNFAIQKCIELGVNTITPIFSKHCNIHRNKKNILKKMLYWKNIIVSACQQCKRNIIPKINNVEDINFWMIQSNKNETKIVLNPKSSITLNQLPKQNSCIRLLVGCEGGLSSLEMQTVIKHEFIPIKLGPRILRTETAAIAAVTALQMKFGDLLI, from the coding sequence ATGAAAAATCGAATCCCACGTATTTATATTGATAAAAATGTAAAAACTCATGAAAAAATAATTTTAAACTTAGCTAATACACATTATATAACAAACGTTTTACGAATGAATATTGAAGAAAAATTAGAAGTATTTAATAATACAAATTATGTTTTTTTATCAAAAATTATTGAAATTAAAAAAAAAATAGCAACTATTATAGTTCTAAATAAAGAAAAAAAAAATATCGAATCTCCCTTATCAATTCATCTTGGATTAGCTGTTTCAAAAAATGAAAAAATGAATTTTGCTATTCAAAAATGCATTGAATTAGGTGTGAATACAATTACTCCAATATTTTCAAAACATTGCAACATTCATAGAAACAAAAAAAACATTTTAAAAAAAATGCTTTATTGGAAAAATATCATCGTATCTGCATGTCAACAATGTAAACGAAATATTATCCCGAAAATTAATAATGTAGAAGATATTAATTTTTGGATGATACAATCAAATAAAAATGAAACAAAAATTGTTTTAAACCCAAAATCTTCAATTACTCTTAATCAATTACCTAAACAAAATAGTTGTATTCGATTATTAGTGGGTTGTGAAGGTGGACTTTCATCTTTAGAAATGCAAACAGTAATTAAACACGAGTTTATTCCAATTAAATTAGGACCAAGAATTTTAAGAACAGAAACAGCTGCAATTGCAGCAGTTACTGCTTTACAAATGAAATTTGGTGATTTATTAATTTAA
- the rpiA gene encoding ribose-5-phosphate isomerase RpiA, producing the protein MNLNESKKKAAWAALDYISPGAVVGIGTGSTVFYFIEALSTMKHLISGVVSSSNASTILLKNRGINNILRLNNFHSLDIYIDSADEINNNMQMIKGGGAALTKEKIIAAIAKKFVCIIDETKKVNILGSFPLPIEIIPVASSFIENEITKLGGKPKIRKNVVTEHGNIILDIHNLSISDPIAIEQKISILPGVVTVGLFALRGADTILMGTKNSVKIIEK; encoded by the coding sequence ATGAATTTAAATGAATCTAAAAAAAAAGCAGCATGGGCTGCATTAGATTATATTTCTCCTGGTGCTGTCGTTGGAATAGGCACAGGAAGTACTGTATTTTATTTTATTGAAGCTTTAAGCACAATGAAACATTTAATATCAGGAGTTGTATCTAGCTCAAATGCTTCAACAATCTTATTAAAAAATAGAGGAATCAATAATATTTTACGTTTAAATAACTTTCATTCATTAGATATCTATATTGATAGTGCTGATGAAATAAACAATAATATGCAAATGATCAAAGGTGGAGGGGCAGCGCTAACTAAAGAAAAAATTATTGCTGCTATTGCTAAAAAGTTTGTCTGCATTATAGATGAAACAAAAAAAGTAAATATATTAGGGTCTTTTCCATTACCTATTGAAATTATTCCTGTGGCTTCGTCATTTATTGAAAACGAAATAACTAAATTAGGCGGAAAACCTAAAATTAGAAAAAATGTCGTTACGGAACATGGTAATATAATTTTGGATATACATAATTTAAGTATTTCTGATCCTATTGCTATAGAACAGAAAATTAGTATATTACCAGGAGTAGTAACTGTTGGTTTATTTGCTCTAAGAGGAGCTGATACAATATTAATGGGAACTAAAAATAGTGTAAAAATTATAGAAAAATAG
- the glnS gene encoding glutamine--tRNA ligase, translating into MKDKTSEYSNNFIYNIIKEDLKKNKFLSLRTRFPPEPNGYLHIGHAKSICLNFELANLYNGYCNLRFDDTNPRKENIKYINSIKNDIKWLGYKWNKKIFYSSEYFSKLYHYAQELIKKKLAYVDQLTKDQIREYRGTLINSGKNSPYRNRDIEENLELFKKMKQGYFNEGEMCLRAKIDMSSPYIIMRDPVLYRIMYIKHHQTKNQWCIYPMYDFAHCISDSIEGITHSFCTLEFQDNKCLYNWILKNTSVSHYPKQYEFSRLNLKHSILSKRKIKILIEKNIIDSWDDPRIQTISGLRRKGYTPSSIRNFCKKIGVTKQNNLIEFSMLEYCIRSELDTKSIRTMAVLDPIKLYLYNIDDNYKEIFTVPNHPKKPELGTHKVIFTNTIYIEREDFKEKYEKNYKRLKIGAEIRLRYAYIIKAEKIEKDIYGNITQIICSCDLTTLGKKPTNRKNPAVIHWISIQNSYASEFRLYEKLFNIDNPEQEKNFLSFVNPKSIIVKHGFIEKQMNEKIQKEIHDIKSQNKNLFFQFERVGYFCIDLVDSKKNKLIFNRTVSLRDTWNKKNKNN; encoded by the coding sequence ATGAAAGATAAAACTAGTGAATATAGTAATAACTTTATTTATAACATCATTAAAGAAGATTTAAAAAAAAATAAATTTTTGTCATTACGTACTCGTTTTCCTCCAGAACCGAATGGCTATCTTCATATTGGACATGCTAAATCAATATGTTTGAACTTTGAACTTGCAAATTTATATAATGGATACTGCAATCTTCGTTTTGATGATACTAACCCTAGAAAAGAAAACATTAAATATATTAATTCTATTAAGAATGATATTAAATGGTTAGGCTATAAATGGAACAAAAAAATTTTTTATTCTTCTGAATACTTCTCGAAATTATATCACTATGCACAAGAGCTTATTAAAAAAAAATTAGCTTATGTAGATCAGTTAACAAAAGATCAAATTCGTGAATACAGAGGAACATTAATTAATTCTGGAAAAAATAGTCCCTATAGAAATCGAGATATTGAAGAAAATTTAGAATTATTTAAAAAAATGAAACAAGGATACTTTAATGAAGGTGAAATGTGTTTACGTGCTAAAATTGATATGAGTTCTCCATATATTATTATGCGCGATCCTGTTCTGTATCGAATTATGTACATAAAACATCATCAAACAAAAAATCAATGGTGTATTTATCCCATGTACGATTTCGCGCATTGTATTTCAGATTCAATAGAAGGTATCACACACTCTTTTTGTACATTGGAATTTCAAGATAATAAATGCTTGTATAATTGGATCTTAAAAAATACTAGTGTTTCTCACTATCCGAAGCAATATGAGTTTTCTCGGTTAAATTTAAAACATTCAATTTTATCGAAAAGAAAAATTAAAATACTTATTGAAAAAAACATAATTGATAGCTGGGATGACCCCAGAATACAAACTATTTCTGGGTTGAGAAGAAAAGGATATACACCGTCTTCTATTCGAAATTTTTGTAAAAAAATTGGCGTCACTAAACAAAATAATTTAATAGAATTTTCTATGTTAGAATATTGTATTAGAAGTGAGTTAGATACTAAATCTATACGCACAATGGCTGTTTTAGATCCAATAAAATTATATTTGTATAATATTGATGATAATTATAAAGAAATTTTTACCGTTCCAAATCATCCAAAAAAACCAGAGCTAGGTACTCATAAAGTTATTTTTACTAATACAATATATATTGAAAGAGAAGATTTTAAAGAAAAATATGAAAAAAATTATAAAAGATTAAAAATTGGCGCAGAAATACGTTTAAGATACGCATATATAATCAAAGCAGAAAAAATAGAAAAAGATATATATGGAAATATTACACAAATAATATGCTCTTGTGATCTTACAACGTTAGGAAAAAAACCAACTAATCGAAAAAACCCAGCAGTAATTCACTGGATTTCAATACAAAATTCATATGCATCTGAATTTAGATTGTATGAGAAATTATTTAATATAGATAACCCAGAACAAGAAAAAAATTTTTTGTCTTTTGTCAATCCTAAATCAATAATTGTCAAACACGGTTTTATTGAAAAACAGATGAATGAAAAAATACAAAAAGAAATACACGATATTAAATCACAAAACAAAAATTTATTTTTCCAATTCGAAAGAGTTGGATATTTTTGTATAGATTTAGTTGATTCAAAAAAAAATAAATTAATTTTTAATAGAACTGTGAGCTTACGAGATACATGGAATAAAAAAAATAAAAACAATTAA
- a CDS encoding CTP synthase: MTKNYIFITGGVVSSLGKGIAAASLGAILEARDLKITIMKLDPYINVDPGTMSPIQHGEVFVTEDGAETDLDLGHYERFIRTKMTYLNSFTTGSIYSEVLKKERRGDYLGATIQVIPHITNAIKERIVLCAKNSDVILVEIGGTVGDIESLPFLEAIRQIAVDIGRKNVIYIHLTLVPYIKTAGEIKTKPTQHSVKELLSIGIQPDILICRSQKDIPINERKKIALFCNVPVDAVISLKDVHSIYTIPTLLKDQKLDNYICKYFKLNVPEANLKEWEKVIYEEKNSNNTIIIGIIGKYVKLPDAYKSVIEALKHAGLKNKIKVNIKLINSQEIEEKNFQYLKNLNGILIPGGFGDRGVIGKLLSVQYARENNIPYFGICLGMQIAIIEFAQNVIGIKGANSTEFDPKCKFPVIDLIKEKNNNIKYIINHRKRHNSNLGGTMRLGSQPCKLTFNSLSRKLYKKDIIIERHRHRYEVNNILLKKIEKFGLKITGRSENNNVVEIIEISNHPWFLGCQFHPEFTSTPRDGHPLFIGFIKSAEKYKNQNKKYMKVKNV; this comes from the coding sequence ATGACTAAAAACTATATTTTCATTACCGGTGGAGTTGTTTCATCTTTAGGAAAGGGTATTGCAGCAGCTTCTTTAGGAGCTATACTAGAAGCAAGAGATCTGAAAATAACGATTATGAAATTAGATCCGTATATTAATGTTGACCCAGGAACCATGAGTCCTATTCAACATGGGGAGGTATTTGTTACTGAAGATGGAGCCGAAACCGATTTAGATTTAGGACATTATGAGAGATTTATTCGAACAAAGATGACGTATTTAAATAGCTTTACTACAGGTAGTATTTATTCTGAAGTATTAAAAAAAGAAAGACGAGGAGATTATTTAGGAGCAACTATTCAAGTGATACCTCATATTACTAATGCTATCAAAGAAAGAATTGTTTTATGCGCCAAGAACAGCGATGTTATACTTGTAGAAATAGGAGGCACAGTAGGAGATATTGAATCTTTACCATTTTTGGAAGCAATTCGTCAAATCGCAGTAGATATTGGTAGAAAAAATGTAATTTATATACACTTAACGCTAGTGCCTTATATTAAAACAGCTGGGGAAATTAAAACTAAACCTACACAACATTCCGTGAAAGAATTGCTATCTATCGGAATACAACCTGACATTTTAATTTGTAGATCTCAAAAAGACATACCAATAAATGAGAGAAAAAAAATAGCTCTTTTTTGCAACGTACCGGTTGATGCAGTAATATCATTAAAAGATGTGCATTCAATATATACCATACCAACATTATTAAAAGACCAAAAATTAGATAACTATATATGTAAATATTTTAAATTAAACGTACCTGAAGCTAATTTAAAAGAATGGGAAAAAGTGATCTATGAAGAAAAAAACTCTAACAACACAATTATTATTGGTATAATTGGGAAATATGTTAAATTACCTGATGCATATAAATCTGTGATAGAAGCACTAAAGCATGCTGGTTTAAAAAATAAAATTAAAGTGAATATAAAATTAATTAACTCTCAAGAAATAGAAGAGAAAAACTTTCAATATTTAAAAAATCTTAATGGTATCTTAATACCTGGTGGTTTTGGAGACCGAGGCGTAATAGGTAAATTATTATCAGTACAGTATGCTCGAGAAAATAATATTCCATATTTTGGGATATGTTTAGGGATGCAAATAGCAATTATAGAATTTGCACAAAATGTAATAGGAATTAAAGGCGCAAATTCTACAGAATTTGATCCTAAATGTAAATTCCCTGTAATTGATTTAATTAAAGAAAAAAACAATAATATAAAATACATTATTAACCATAGAAAAAGACATAATTCTAATTTAGGCGGAACCATGAGACTAGGAAGTCAGCCTTGTAAATTAACTTTTAATAGTTTATCTCGAAAATTATACAAAAAAGATATCATTATAGAACGACATCGTCACCGTTATGAGGTAAATAATATTTTATTAAAAAAAATCGAAAAATTTGGGCTAAAAATTACAGGTAGATCAGAAAATAATAACGTTGTTGAAATCATAGAAATATCTAATCACCCATGGTTCCTTGGTTGTCAATTTCACCCTGAATTCACTTCTACACCACGTGATGGACACCCATTGTTTATAGGATTTATAAAATCAGCAGAAAAATATAAAAATCAAAATAAAAAATACATGAAGGTAAAAAATGTCTAA
- the eno gene encoding phosphopyruvate hydratase, with translation MSKIKNIIGREILDSRGHPTVEAEVYLEKGSVGLASVPSGASTGSLEALELRDQDKNRFMGKGVLKAVEFINNDIRNALINKNAYDQDNIDQIMIDLDGTKNKSKLGSNSILSVSLAVAKAAASSKKIPLYQHIAELNNSTGIYSMPLPMINIINGGKHANNNIDLQEFMIQPISAKSIKEAIRIGAEIFHALGNLLRDKNISTTVGDEGGYAPNLKSNEAALNIIQEAIHRTKYKLGKDITLAIDCAASELYNINDKKYQFKGEQLKFNSIELTHYLEKLCKKYPIVSIEDGQNESDWEGFLYQTKILGNTIQLVGDDLFATNVKLLKKGIKKGIGNAILIKLNQIGTLTETIQTIKIAKKFHYSTIISHRSGETEDATIADLAVGTASGQIKTGSMCRSDRTSKYNQLIRIEENLGVEKAPFYGLKEVKSSFTKL, from the coding sequence ATGTCTAAAATAAAAAATATAATAGGTCGCGAAATTTTAGATTCTCGAGGTCATCCTACAGTAGAGGCTGAAGTGTATCTTGAAAAAGGTTCAGTAGGATTAGCATCTGTACCTTCTGGTGCTTCTACTGGATCTTTAGAAGCTTTGGAATTACGTGATCAAGATAAAAATCGTTTTATGGGAAAAGGCGTACTGAAAGCAGTTGAATTTATTAATAATGATATTAGAAATGCTTTGATCAATAAAAATGCTTATGATCAAGATAATATTGATCAAATTATGATTGATCTTGATGGTACTAAAAACAAGTCTAAACTAGGTTCTAATTCCATTTTATCCGTATCCTTAGCTGTAGCAAAAGCAGCTGCGTCTTCTAAAAAAATACCTTTATATCAGCATATAGCAGAATTAAATAATTCGACCGGTATATACTCAATGCCACTGCCAATGATTAATATTATTAATGGTGGAAAGCACGCAAATAATAATATTGATCTTCAAGAATTTATGATACAACCTATTAGTGCAAAATCCATAAAAGAAGCAATACGTATCGGAGCAGAAATATTTCATGCATTAGGTAATTTACTTAGAGATAAAAATATTAGTACTACAGTAGGTGATGAAGGTGGATATGCTCCTAATTTAAAATCTAATGAAGCAGCTTTAAATATAATCCAAGAAGCAATACATAGAACCAAATATAAATTAGGAAAGGATATTACATTAGCAATAGATTGCGCCGCTTCTGAATTATATAATATAAATGATAAAAAATATCAATTTAAAGGAGAGCAATTAAAATTTAATTCCATTGAATTAACTCATTATTTAGAAAAATTATGCAAAAAATATCCTATTGTTTCGATCGAAGATGGTCAAAATGAATCTGATTGGGAAGGATTTTTGTATCAAACTAAAATATTAGGAAATACTATACAATTAGTAGGAGATGATTTATTTGCTACAAACGTAAAACTTTTAAAAAAAGGGATTAAAAAAGGCATCGGAAATGCTATTTTAATAAAATTAAATCAAATTGGTACATTAACTGAAACAATTCAAACTATAAAAATAGCAAAAAAATTTCACTATAGTACTATTATTTCTCATCGTTCTGGTGAAACTGAAGATGCTACAATAGCAGATTTAGCAGTAGGAACAGCATCTGGACAAATTAAAACAGGATCTATGTGCCGTTCTGATAGAACATCAAAATATAATCAACTAATAAGAATTGAAGAAAATTTAGGTGTAGAAAAAGCTCCTTTTTATGGCTTAAAAGAAGTTAAATCATCTTTTACAAAATTATAA
- the queE gene encoding 7-carboxy-7-deazaguanine synthase QueE encodes MYYPINEIFQTIQGEGQYTGIPSIFIRLQGCPVHCSWCDTKYTWICNQKDNVSINEIINKNQSNKKWSFIHVKDILKILKKWTAKHVVISGGEPCLYDLLKITKKLEKKDYQCQIETSGIKNIICSLDTWITLSPKKNINPLYASIIRSNEIKFPICKKKDLLYVYNILSTIKDKKKRIICLQPVSQNKQALKICIEACIKNNWKLSVQLHKYIEIQ; translated from the coding sequence ATGTATTATCCAATTAACGAAATTTTTCAAACTATACAAGGGGAAGGACAATATACTGGTATACCATCCATTTTTATTAGATTACAAGGTTGTCCAGTACATTGTTCTTGGTGCGATACCAAATATACCTGGATTTGTAATCAAAAAGACAACGTGTCTATAAATGAGATAATAAATAAAAACCAATCTAATAAAAAATGGAGTTTTATACATGTCAAGGATATTTTAAAAATTTTAAAAAAATGGACTGCTAAACATGTTGTAATTAGCGGAGGTGAGCCATGCTTATATGATCTCTTAAAAATAACAAAAAAATTAGAAAAAAAAGATTATCAATGTCAAATAGAAACTAGTGGGATAAAAAATATTATATGCTCTTTAGATACTTGGATTACTCTTTCTCCTAAAAAAAATATCAATCCATTATATGCGTCTATAATACGCTCGAATGAAATAAAATTTCCTATTTGTAAAAAAAAAGATTTATTATATGTATATAATATTTTATCAACAATAAAAGATAAAAAAAAACGCATTATTTGTTTGCAACCTGTCAGTCAAAACAAACAAGCGTTAAAAATATGTATAGAAGCATGCATAAAAAACAATTGGAAACTATCAGTACAATTACACAAATATATTGAAATTCAATAA
- the queD gene encoding 6-carboxytetrahydropterin synthase QueD: MINTTIFKDFQFEAAHYLPNLPKEHKCRRLHGHSFFVRLKLQGTIDKDKGWIIDYRDITILFQPIYDKLDHYLLNDIKGLENPTSEILAKWIWDRLKPNLFILSAVIIKETCTSGCIYKGF, from the coding sequence ATGATAAATACGACTATATTTAAAGATTTTCAATTTGAAGCTGCGCATTATTTGCCAAATCTTCCTAAAGAACATAAATGTAGAAGATTGCATGGTCATTCTTTTTTCGTCAGATTAAAATTGCAAGGTACAATTGATAAAGATAAAGGTTGGATAATTGATTATCGTGATATTACGATATTATTTCAACCTATTTATGATAAGTTAGATCATTATTTACTTAATGACATCAAAGGATTAGAAAATCCTACAAGTGAAATTTTAGCAAAATGGATTTGGGATCGATTGAAACCAAATTTATTTATTTTAAGCGCTGTTATAATTAAAGAAACATGTACATCTGGTTGTATTTATAAAGGATTTTAA